DNA sequence from the Gammaproteobacteria bacterium genome:
CCGGCGCTGGCCGTGCATCACATGGAGGGGCACCTGCTGGCGGCCCTGCTGGAGAAGCCTGCGCCGGCCTACCCGTTTGTCGCCCTGCTGGTCTCAGGCGGGCATACCCTGCTGGTCAAGGTCATGGGGGCCGGACGCTATGAAATCCTCGGAGAGACGCTGGACGATGCCGTCGGGGAGGCCTTCGACAAGACAGCCACCCTGCTTGGCCTGCCCTATCCCGGAGGGCCGGCGCTGGAGAGTATGGCGCGGGAAGGAGATCCCGTGCGCTTCAGATTTCCCCGCCCCATGGTGGACCGGCCCGGCCTCGAGTTCAGTTTCAGCGGGCTGAAAACCTTCGCCGCGAACACGATCGGCGAATATCGGCACGTCGCCGGCCAGTCTCGCCTGCGCGCGGATGTGGCGCGGGCATTCCAGGACGCCGTGGTCGATACGCTCGCCATCAAATGCCGGCGCGCCTTGCGCGCCACGCGCCTGAACCGCCTCGTCGTGGCAGGCGGCGTGGGCGCCAATCAGGCATTGCGTCAGAGACTGGCGGAGTTGGCGCGGGAAGAAGGCGGAGAAGTATTCTTCCCGCGTGCAGAATTCTGCACCGACAACGGCGCCATGATCGCATTCGTCGGATGTCTGCGCCTGCAGTCGGGAGAATGGACGCAGGGCGGATTCGATGTCAGGGCGCGGTGGCCGCTCGATGCCCTGGAGGCCATCGCCGCGGAATAAGGTATGGATGTTTTATCCCGGCGCCCACTCCTGCGCCTCCGGCAGCGCGAATCATTTTCTCCCGACCCTGGGCTCCGCGCCGCGCAGCAGATTTCGAATGTTGCTGCGGTGGCGCCACAGCAGGGTCGCGCTCATGATCATAACGACCGTGACGTAAGCTGGCGCATTCATCCAGACGATCACCGGCGCGGCGAGCGCCGCGCATATCGCGGCGAGCGACGAGTACTTGAAGACCAGCGCGGTCACGATCCAGACGGACAGGATCGCGAGTCCCGACGGCCAGGAGAGGCCGAGGATCACGCCGAGCGCAGTCGCCACACCCTTGCCGCCCTTGAAGCCGAAGAAAACCGGGAAGATGTGGCCGGTGAAGGCAAGCAGCCCGACGATGCCGACGGTCAGGGGTTGCAGCGAGAGAAACAGCGCCGCCAGCACTGGAATCAGCCCCTTGAGCAGGTCCCCCAGCAGCACGATGGCGGCCAGTCCCTTGCCGCCGAAGCGCAGTACGTTGGTGGCGCCCGGATTGCCGGACCCCTGTGTGCGTGGATCCGGAAGTCCGCTGAGCTTGCAGGCGATTACGGCAGTCGACAGGGATCCCAGCAGGTAAGCGGACAGGGCAACGCAGATGTCGATGATCATGGACGTGTGTTAGCATCCTCGTTCGTGGGGCTTACTATAATCGAGAACGCCACCGGCAAGATACCTGGCCCGTAGCGCGCGGCGCCGGTCCCCGATCTGGCCGGACGGGCAGGGCGAAGGCAATGGACACCATCTACCTGAGCGATCTCAAGATCGACACCGTGATCGGCATCTTCGAATGGGAGCGGCGCGTCAAACAGACCGTGAGTATCGATCTCGAGATGTCCACCGACGTGGCCCGTGCAGCGAGGACCGATTCGATCGACGATGCGCTGGATTACAAGGCCGTCGCCAAGGCGGTGATCGAGTTCGTGGAAAACAGCAGTTTTCAGCTCGTCGAGACGCTGGCGGAGCGCGTGGCGGAGCTCATCATCCGTCAGTTCGGCGTGGTGCAGGTGCGCCTGCGGGTTAACAAGCGGGGCGCAATCCGCGGTGCGCGCGATGTCGGGGTGATGATCGAGCGGACCCGGTCTGCCTGAGCATGGCGCGGGTCTACGTCAGTATCGGCAGTAACATCGATCGCGCCGCGAATATCCGTGCGGGCGTCGCGCGCTTGCGCGCGCGCTACGATGCTGTCGTCCTGTCTACCGTGTACGAAACCCGTGCGGTCGGCTTCGACGGCGACGATTTTTACAACATGGCGGCCGGTTTCGATACGGAGCGGGATGTGCGCGGTGTCGCCGCGGAGCTGCGCGAGATCGAGCGCGACGCGGGAAGGGGCCGCAGCGCGGAACGTTTCGTCGCGCGCACGCTCGATCTCGATCTGCTCCTCTACGACGAACTGGTGCTCGACGAGGACGGCATCAAGCTGCCGCGCGACGAAATACTCAGCTATGCCTTCATGCTCGGTCCGCTCGCCGAGATCGCCGGCGACATGCGTCATCCGGTGCTGGGCACGAGGATCGACGAGTTGTGGCAGGGATTCGCCCGGACCGGACAGGAGCTCAAGCCGGTGAAGTTTCAGTGGTGACCGGCGTGGAATGTCTGCGGCTGTGCCGGTGTCAGGTATAGAGCGAACGGCCGCCGTCGACGGCGATCACCTCGCCGCTGATGTAGGCCGCATCGCGCGCCAGGAACAGTACCGCGCGGGCGATGTCGTCCGGGGTTCCTTGGCGTTTGAGGGCGGTGCGGGCGATGATCTCCTGCTTCCCCGGGTCGTCAACGCCGTGTTCCGGCCAGAGAATGGCGCCGGGGGCGACGGCATTGACGCGCACCCGGGGGCCGAGTTCACGCGCGAGCGACTTGGTGAGCATGACCAGCCCAGCCTTGGCGATGCTGTAGACGCAGTAGCCCTTGAGGGGGCGTTCGGCGTGGATATCGGCGATGTTGATGATGCATCCGCCGGTGTCCGCGAGCGCAGGTGCGGCAGCCTGGGACAGGAACAGCGGCGCCTTGAGGTTGCTGTCGATCAGTGCGTTCCAGTGCGCTTCAGTGATGGATCCCAGTGCGGTCGGAAAGAAGCTCGAGGCATTGTTCACCAATACATCGAGCCGGCCCCAGATCGCCAGGGTCCGGTCGATGATGGTCGGGAGTGCTTCGATGCGCTGCAGGTCGCCCTGCACCAGTGCGGCGGAGTGCGCCCGGGCATGATTCAGCCGCCGTTCGAGATCATTCGCCGCTTGCGCGGAGGAGCGGTAATGCAAGACAACATTCATGCCCTGATCGTGCAGCGCGCACGCGATGGCCGCGCCGATGCGGTGGGCGGCGCCGGTAACGAGCGCCACCTTGCCTGCAATGTCCGCGCTGTCATTCGTCATACTGGCATGCGTGAAGTGCGGGCGCCGGGCCCTTCCGTCGGGCGATCTTATCACGAGAGCCGCCGCGTGCGTGCGTCCCTCGCCGCCGGTTCATGAGCATGCGCGAAACGCAGCTTCCCGCGCCCGATGCGGCAGCGCGCGAGCACAGCGGGCGGATGACGGCGCGGATCCGGGCCGAAGTGGAACGCTGCGGTGGCCGCATCCCGTTCGCCCGCTACATGGAGCTCGCGCTCTATGCCCCCGGGCTGGGGTATTACAGCGCCGGCAGCGCCAAGCTGGGCGCGGCGGGGGATTTTCTTACCGCGCCGGAGGTGTCGCCACTCTTCGCCTACTGCCTAGCGCGACAGTGCCGCCCGGCCCTGGAGTCTGCAGGGCCGGGGGAGATCCTGGAGTTCGGCGCAGGATCGGGGATGCTCGCCTGTGACCTGCTGCGCGAGCTTGAAGGGCTCGGCGTTCTGCCGCAGCGCTATGCCATCGTCGAACTCAGCGCCGACCTCCGGCAGCGCCAGCAGACACTGCTGCAGGAGCGCATCCCGCACCTGCAGGATCGCGTCGTCTGGCTCGACAGCCTGCCCGAAACTCCGCTCAACGGGGTGATGCTTGCGAACGAAGTGATCGATGCCATGCCGGTGCACCGCCTGATCAGGCAGGACGGCTGGCGCGAGCTGTACGTCGTCTGGCAGGAGGGTGCCGGGTTCGCGTACGAGCCGGGGCCGCTGAGCGATGCGCGTTTGAATGAACGCATCGGGACGATCGTCGCGGCGCTGGGCGCGGAAAATTTCCCGGAAGGCTATGAGCTCGAGATCAACCTTGCCGCGGAAGGCTGGCTCGCTGCTGCGGCGCGCTCGCTCGGGCGCGGCATGATCCTGCTCGCGGACTACGGCTATCCCCGGCGCGGGTTTTATCACCCGGAGCGGCGCACCGGAACGCTCAGGTGCTACTACCGGCACCGCATGCACGCGGATGCGCTGATCCTCACCGGACTGCAGGACATTACCGCCGACGTGGAATTTACCGCCCTGGCCGAGGCCGCGACCGGCGCAGGACTCGAGGTCGCCGGGTATACCACCCAGGCGTACTTCCTGCTTGGCGGGGGGCTCATGGAATGGGAGCAGCGTCTGGTGAACGCCGCCCCGGTCGAGCGCATCAGGCTGGCGCAGCAGATCCGGCGCCTGACCCTGCCCGGGGAGATGGGCGAGCGGCTCAAACTCATGGCGCTGACGCGCGGCTTCAGCGGGCCGCTGCCCGGATTTTCATTCAGGGATGAAAGGGGCAGGTTGTAGGGGGGTAGCCGCAAGCTTGCCGTCATCCCCGTGACCGATAAAGGTCGCGCCGACCATCGCGCCCGAAGCTTGCCTTATGTTACGGCTTCGCCGGCTGCCTGGCGGTCGGCGTGATAGGAGGAGCGGACCATTGGCCCGCTCGCCACGCTGCTGAAGCCGAGGTCGCGCGCCCGCGCGGCGAGGTAATCGAACTCCTCGGGCGGGACGAAGCGCGCCACGGGCAGGTGGAACTTGCTCGGCTGCAGATACTGGCCCAGCGTGATCATGTCGCAGTCGTGCGCGCGGAGGTCGCGCATCACGGCCTCGATCTCCTCCAGCGTTTCGCCCAGGCCGAGCATGAGGCCGGACTTGGTCGGGATCGCGGGACAGCGCTGCTTGAAGCGCTGCAACAGCTCCAGTGACCACGCGTAATCCGCGCCCGGGCGCGCCTGCAGGTACAGGCGGGGGACTGTTTCCAGATTGTGATTGAAGACATCGGGCGGCGTCTGCGCCAGCAGGGCAAGGGCCGGTTCCATGCGGCCGCGGAAGTCCGGCACCAGGATCTCGATGCGCGTGTCCGGGCTGCGTCCGCGTACCGCCTTGATGCATTCCGCGAAGTGCGCCGCCCCACCGTCGCGCAGATCGTCGCGGTCCACCGAGGTGATCACGACGTACTTCAGCCCCATGGCGCGGATCGTAACCGCCAGGTTTTCCGGTTCGGCCGCGTCGAGCGGTCCCGGCTTGCCATGGGCGACATCGCAGAACGGGCAGCGGCGCGTACAGATGGCCCCCATGATCATGAAGGTCGCGGTGCCGTGGCTGAAGCACTCCCCGAGGTTCGGACAGGAGGCTTCCTCGCACACGGTGTGGAGGTGGTGGCTGCGCAGGATCGCCTTGAGTTCCGCCACGCGGGCCCCGGACGGCGCCTGCGCCCGGATCCACTTCGGCTTGCGCGGCGGCGTTACCGTGGGTTCGATCTTGACGGGGATGCGCGCCACCTTGGCTGCGCCGCGCAGTTTGTTGCGTTCCTGAGAGGGGTCGGCCATGGCAGGTGGGCCCGTTCGGCTGTGCATGCGCCCGGGGCACCGGGCGGTGTTCAACCCGCCGTGGCGACGGGATCGGATGCGACGATTCTATCGTATTTCAACCGCCCTGTCAGAACAGCGAGGAAATCCCCGCCGATCCTGGGCAGATCCGCCGCGCTGAAGTCGCCCAGCGCGGAGAGCTGCGTCACCCTGAGCCCGGGATAACCGCAAGGGTTGATGCGCGCGAACGGCGCCAGGTCCATGTCCACGTTCAGGCTTACGCCGTGATAGCTGCAGCCGCGCCGTACACGCAGGCCGAGCGCCGCGATCTTCGCATCGGCGACGTACACCCCGGGGGCGCCGGGACGCCGGGCCGCCCGGATGTCATACCCGGCGAGCAGCTCGATGACGCATTCCTCGAGCAGGTGTACGAAATGTTTGATGCCGAGCCCGCCGCGGCGCAGGTCGAGCAGCGGGTAGATGACGAGCTGGCCGGGGCCGTGGTAAGTGACCTGGCCGCCGCGGTCGGTGCGCACGACCGGTATCGGTCCGGGATCGAGCACATGATCGGACAGGGCCGCGCGACCGAGGGTGAACACGGGCGTATGTTCCACCAGCCAGACCTCGTCATCGGAGGCTGCGGCGCGGGCCTCGGTGAATCCCTGCATGGCGGCTACGACGGGGGCGTAGTCCCGCCGCCCCAGCCGTCTCACCGTCAATCGTTGCGCCGGTTGCGGGTTCACAGCACCATGAGGATGTCGTCATGCGCGCTCAGGGCGCGGTAGATGTCGTCGAGCTGGGCGCGGCTGGTGGCACGGATTTGGACTGTGACGGACTGGTAGTTGCCGTTCCGGCTGAGCCGGCTGCTCACCGCGCCCTCGCCCAGGTCGGGCGCGTGGGCGCGCGTGAGGGTGAAGACGATGGCATCGAGGTCGCACCCCGCCTTTCCGACCACCTTGATGGGGAAGTCGCAGGGGAACTCCAGCAGACTGTCAGCGGAGGGGTCCACGGATGGCGTCGCCATGCTCCTGATAGTCGCGCTTGTACTCCTGGTACCAGTCGATCATGCGCAGCCACAGCGGTCCCGGCGCGCCGGGACCGACCGGGTTGCCGTCGAGCCGGGTCACGGGGAGTATTTCCTTGGTCGAACTCGACAGCCAGATCTCGTCCGCCCGCGCCAGGTCGTCCGCCGAGATCGCCGCCTCGCGCTGCGGTACCCGGTGGTGTGCGGCGAGCTCCATGATCAGGTCGCGCGTGATGCCGGGCAGCAGCCGCGGGCCCTTGGGCGGGGTGACCAGCACGCCGTCCCGGACGATGAACAGGTTGCTGGCGGCACCCTCGGTCGCCTCGCCGTCGCGGATCAGGATGGCCTCCGCCGCCCCGCTGTCGAGCGCCTGCTGGCGCAGCAGGATGTTCGGGAGGAGGGCGATGGTCTTGAGATGACAGTACTGCCAGCGGATGTCGGGCAGAGTAATGGCCGCGATGCCCGCCTGCCGGATCTCTGCCGGGATCGGCGCCAGGGGAGAGCTCATGGCGAATACGGTGGGCGTGCAATCGCGCGGGAAGGCGTGGTCGCGTTTCGCGGCGCCGCGCGTGATCTGCAGGTAGACGGACTGGTTGCCGCCCTGGTTGCGTTCCACCAGACCGTGCAGGATCCGCGTCCACTCCGCATGCGTGTGCGGCGATGCGAGGCGGATGCCCGCCAGGCTGCCGTCGAGGCGGAGCAGGTGTTCCTCCAGCCGGAACAGGCGTCCGCCGTACACCGGGATCACCTCGTACACGCCGTCGCCGAAGATGAAGCCGCGATCGAGCGGGGAGATCGTCGCCTGTTCGAGCGGCAGGAATTCACCGTTGAGATAGACCGTGCCCATTGCGCATTCCTTATTCGAAGAACAGCCGGATCTCATCGGTGATGCGCTGGGCGAAATTCCCTTCCGGGATCTCGCGCAACGCGACCAGCGGTCGTTCCGCGACGCTGGCGCCGTCGAGGGTCACCACAACGGTACCGAGCTGCTGTCCCTTGTGCACCGGCGCGGTGATCGTCGAGTCCATATTCATGGTGGCGTTCAGCCGCTGGTACTGGTTGCGAGGAATGGTGACATAGAGGTCCTGGGCCAGGCCGAGCGGCAGCTCCTCGGTAATTCCTTTCCACACCCGGGCCGTAGTCATCGATGACCCGGCGCCGTACAGGCGGTGGGTTTCGAAGAAGCGGAAACCGTAATTGAGGAGTTTTTGCGTCTCCTGCACGCGGGCGTCGTCGCTTTTCGTGCTCAGGACGACGGATATGAGCCGCATGTTGTCGCGCAGCGCCGAGGTGACCAGGCAGTAGCCGGCGGACTCGGTGTGGCCGGTTTTTACCCCGTCCACCGACTCGTCGCGCCACAGCAGCCGGTTGCGGTTGTGCTGGGTGATGTTGTTGTAGGTGAACTCCCGGAGCGAATACAGCTTGTAGTCCTCGGGAAACGAGGCGATCAGCGCGCGGCTGAGCAGCGCGAGGTCGTAGGCGGTGGTGTAATGATCGGGGTCCGGCATCCCGCTGCTGTTCGTGAAGTGGGTGTCTTTCATCTGCAGGGTACCCGCGAAATTGTTCATCAGTTCCGCGAAGGCGCCCTCGCTCCCGGCCACCTGTTCGGCGAGGGCGACGGTGGCGTCGTTGCCGGACTGCACGATCATCCCCTTGAGCAGGTCTTCCACGCTCACCTGTTTGTTGACTTCGACGAACATGCGCGAGCCCTGGGTACGCCAGGCATTCTCGCTGATGGTTACCGGCTGGTCCCGGCTGATCGTCCCGTTCTGCAGTTCGTTGAAGACGATGTAGGCCGTCATCAGCTTGGTCAGGCTCGCCGGTTCCATGCGCGTGCGGGAGTTGCTCTCGGCGAGGATGTCGCCGCTGTTGAAGTCGAGCAGCACGTAGCTGCCGGCGTTGATGGACGGGGGCGCCGGTGTCGACTGCGCCGGCGAGGGCGCGGCGGCGCCGGCCGCGGCGGCGTACAGGGGCAGAACGGCTGCCAGGACTGCGCACAGGCGCCTGGAAATGCATTTGCCGGTCCGGACATGGGCATCGGTTCGGTGCTGGTTCATGGTATGTGTCGACACTCGCGTAGTTCTCCTGGTTCGGTTGTTGCGGCGCGGTGCGGGCCGGCGCCGTGGGTCTGAATATGTGTCCAGCCAAGGATGGACAGGTGCATGGTGGTTTCTCCGGACGGTCGCGACCGTCCGTTGTCTCAATCGATCACGATGCGGGAATCGTCGAGGCCGAGCTGGGCCAGCTCCCGGCTCATGCGGTCGGCCTCATCGACCCCGGCGATCGGGCCAATGCGGACGCGATATACGGTGCGCTGCTCGATTTCGGCACGCACGATCCGCACGTTCGCGTGCGCCACGGTGCCCAGGCGTGTACGCAGCCGTTCGGCGTTCTCGGCGCTGCTGAAAGCCCCTATTTGCAGATAGAGGCCGGGATTGCCCGGGTGGGCGGCCATGTCAGGGACCGCCCTCCGCTGCGTCTGGTACGTCGCCGGATCCAGCGCGCGCACCTCCACCAGGCCGGTGCCTTCGGCGGTGATGCCGAGCTTGATCGCAGCCGCGTAGGAGAGATCGATCAGCCGGTTGTCCTTGAATGGGCCGCGGTCATTGATCTTGACCACCACCGTGCGGCCGTTCCTGAGGTTGGTGACCTGCGCGTAGGTCGGCAGCGGCAGGGTTTTGTGCGCTGCCGTCATTGCATACATATCGTAGGGTTCGCCGCTCGAGGTGCGCCTGCCGTGGAACTTGGTGCCGTACCACGACGCCACCCCGCGCTCGACATAACCGGCATTGTTGCTCAGCACGTAATAGCGCTGGTAGCCGACGAGGTAGGACGCGGGATTGCCGTATTTGCTGAACGGTTCGGCCCGCGGCACCGCGTCCGGGATGCGTGACACGTCCACGACATGGCCGGGGGCGCCGTCGGACGGTTCGATCCGGGTCAGGTCCGGCAGCGTGCCGCAGGCGGACAGGGCAACGGCGAAGATTGCGCCGAATACGGGGCGGATGGGCATCCGCGGGGCGGTGAGCGGAAACTCTGGCATCTGCGTCTTAGTTGGGCGCCACGATTTCCTGTGGCTGGTTCCGTATCTCCTCGCTGAGCTGATAGACCGCCATGGCGTATAACGGGCTGCGATTATAACGCGTGATCACGTAGAAGTTGTTGAAGCCCAGCCAGTATTCCGGGGCGGCCTCCCCGTCCAGCCGGATCAGGGCGGCCGGCGTATCTTCCGCCACTTCCTCCACCGGCGTCACGCCCGACCGGCGCAGCTCGGCCAGCGGGGTCCTGGGAACCATGCCCTTGTCGATGTAGGCCTGGTACCCGTCGCCCTCCACGCGGGCCGGACTGGTCACCAATTGCCGCTGCTGCCAGCCGTGCTCGCTCAGGTAGCGCGCCACGCTGCCGATGGCGTCGGTCGTATTGTTCCATAAATCCTTCTTCAGATCACCGTCGAAGTCGACGGCGAAATTGCGGTAGCTGCTCGCCATGAACTGCGGTTTTCCCATCGCGCCCGCGTAGGAGCCCTTGATCGTGAGGGGATCGATGCCTTCTTCTCGGGTCAGCAGCAGGTACTGCTCGAGTTCGCCGAGGAAATAGGCGCTGCGGGGCGGATACTCGAAGGCCAGCGTGGCGAGGGCGTCGAGCACGCGGTAGCCGCCGGCCTGGCGTCCGTAAAAGGTCTCAACGCCGATGATCGCGGTCACGATCTCGGGCGGGATCCCGTAGACCTCTTCGGCGCGCGCCAGCGCTGTGCTGTTGGCGGCCATGAATTCGGCTCCGAGGCGGATCCGCTCCGGGGTGAGGAAGATGGGGCGGTACTTGTACCAGGGCTTGCTCTCGGCGGGACGCGAGATCGCGGTGATGATGTCCTCGCGCGTGACGATCTGATCGAACAAGCCGACCATTCCGTCGCGATCGAAGGCATGATCCATCACCATGCGGTCGATGAAGCCGCTGACGTCCGGTCGCGCGGAAAACCCCGGATCCTCAGCCAGGGCGAGGCATGCGTGCGAGGCGAACAGGCCTCCGGCGCAGGAGAGGGCGAGGAGGAGACGGTAGATCTGTCTGGTTGGCTGCATCGTTATGTGGACAGCAGTTTTCTGTGAGTGTGTATCGACATTATGATGCCGAACGACGCCATCAATGTCACCATGGAAGTTCCGCCGAAGCTGATCAGAGGCAGCGGCACGCCAACGACCGGCAGCAGCCCCATCACCATACCTGTATTCACGAAAGTATAGACGAAAAAAGTCAGGATCAGGCTGCCGGACACCAGGCGCGTGAAGGTGTCCTGCGCCTGCGTCGCGATATAGAGACCCCGTATCACGATGAAGGCGTAGATTCCAAGCAGGAACAGGATCCCGATCAAGCCGAACTCCTCGCCGAACACGGCGAAGATGAAGTCGGTGGAGCGCTCGGGGAGGAACTCCAGGTGCGACTGCGTTCCGTTGAGCCAGCCCTTGCCGTATACGCCCCCGGATCCGATGGCGATCTTGGACTGGATGATGTGGTAGCCGCTGCCGAGCGGATCCCGCTCCGGGTCGAGGAACGTCAGCACCCGCATCCGCTGGTAATCATGCAGCATGTACCACAGCAGCGGTGCGCAGGCGGAGACGAGCACGGCCAGCAGCGCGACGTATTTCCAGCGCACGCCCGCCAGCAGCAGGACGAAGACGCCCGCGGCCGCGATCAGCAGCGCGGTACCGAGGTCGGGCTGCTTGGCGATCAGCAGCACGGGAACGAGGATGATCAACGCCGCGATGGACAGATGGCGCACACCGGGCGGCAGCGGCCGGTCGGCCAGATACCAGGAGACCATGAGCGGTACCGCGACCTTCATCATCTCCGACGGCTGGAACCGGAACAGCCCGACGTCGAGCCAGCGCTGCGCGCCCTTGCCGATCTCGCCGAACAGCAGCACGCCGAACAGCAGCGTCAGCGCGATGCCGTACAGCCAGGGCACCCAGCGCTCGACATGGTGCAGCGGGATCTGTGCGAGTACGAACATCACGGTGAATGCGATGCCGAGCCGCATCAGCTGGCCCAGGACAACGTCCATGTCCCGGCCGCTCGAGCTGTACAGGATGACCAGGCTCATCAGGGACAGCAGGATCAGCGCGGCCAGCAGCGGGACGTCGAGGTGCAGTCCGCGCACCAGCAGGCGGGATCCGCGCCGGTCGCCCCAGCGCGGCGGCGCACGGTGCTGCAAGGACGTCACGGCGCGAGACTCCCCAGGTACTGGTCGATCATCTTGCGCGCGATCGGCGCGGCGGCGGTGGAGCCGTGGCCGGCGTTTTCCACCATCACCGCGAGCGCGATGCGCGGGTCGTCGGGCGGAGCGAAGGCGATGAAGAGCGAATGGTCGCGCAGCCTCTCGGCGACGTCCTTTTCCACGTATTTCTCGTCCTGCTTGATGCCGAACACCTGCGCCGTGCCGGTTTTGCCCGCGATCGGGAAGGGCGCCTTGCGTCCGATGGCCTGCGCCGTGCCGCGTTCGCTGCTGACCACGTTTTTCATCGCCGTAAGGATAGCATCCCAGTTGCGCCGGTTCCGGATCGGGACGTTTTCCAGCACGGCTGCGTGCACCGGCTCCTGTTCCGTTTTCCCCGCGGCGCGTACGGTGTGCATGAGGCGGGGCGGCGTGTGCGCACCGTGC
Encoded proteins:
- the tsaD gene encoding tRNA (adenosine(37)-N6)-threonylcarbamoyltransferase complex transferase subunit TsaD; its protein translation is MRVIGIETSCDESGAAIYDAREGLLAQSIYSQCRMHAEYAGVVPELASRDHVRKLLPLVGEVMRAAGTGWDRIDGIAYTAGPGLTGALLVGAALGRSLAWSRGLPALAVHHMEGHLLAALLEKPAPAYPFVALLVSGGHTLLVKVMGAGRYEILGETLDDAVGEAFDKTATLLGLPYPGGPALESMAREGDPVRFRFPRPMVDRPGLEFSFSGLKTFAANTIGEYRHVAGQSRLRADVARAFQDAVVDTLAIKCRRALRATRLNRLVVAGGVGANQALRQRLAELAREEGGEVFFPRAEFCTDNGAMIAFVGCLRLQSGEWTQGGFDVRARWPLDALEAIAAE
- the plsY gene encoding glycerol-3-phosphate 1-O-acyltransferase PlsY; amino-acid sequence: MIIDICVALSAYLLGSLSTAVIACKLSGLPDPRTQGSGNPGATNVLRFGGKGLAAIVLLGDLLKGLIPVLAALFLSLQPLTVGIVGLLAFTGHIFPVFFGFKGGKGVATALGVILGLSWPSGLAILSVWIVTALVFKYSSLAAICAALAAPVIVWMNAPAYVTVVMIMSATLLWRHRSNIRNLLRGAEPRVGRK
- the folB gene encoding dihydroneopterin aldolase, with product MDTIYLSDLKIDTVIGIFEWERRVKQTVSIDLEMSTDVARAARTDSIDDALDYKAVAKAVIEFVENSSFQLVETLAERVAELIIRQFGVVQVRLRVNKRGAIRGARDVGVMIERTRSA
- the folK gene encoding 2-amino-4-hydroxy-6-hydroxymethyldihydropteridine diphosphokinase, whose protein sequence is MARVYVSIGSNIDRAANIRAGVARLRARYDAVVLSTVYETRAVGFDGDDFYNMAAGFDTERDVRGVAAELREIERDAGRGRSAERFVARTLDLDLLLYDELVLDEDGIKLPRDEILSYAFMLGPLAEIAGDMRHPVLGTRIDELWQGFARTGQELKPVKFQW
- a CDS encoding pteridine reductase, with product MTNDSADIAGKVALVTGAAHRIGAAIACALHDQGMNVVLHYRSSAQAANDLERRLNHARAHSAALVQGDLQRIEALPTIIDRTLAIWGRLDVLVNNASSFFPTALGSITEAHWNALIDSNLKAPLFLSQAAAPALADTGGCIINIADIHAERPLKGYCVYSIAKAGLVMLTKSLARELGPRVRVNAVAPGAILWPEHGVDDPGKQEIIARTALKRQGTPDDIARAVLFLARDAAYISGEVIAVDGGRSLYT
- a CDS encoding SAM-dependent methyltransferase; the encoded protein is MRETQLPAPDAAAREHSGRMTARIRAEVERCGGRIPFARYMELALYAPGLGYYSAGSAKLGAAGDFLTAPEVSPLFAYCLARQCRPALESAGPGEILEFGAGSGMLACDLLRELEGLGVLPQRYAIVELSADLRQRQQTLLQERIPHLQDRVVWLDSLPETPLNGVMLANEVIDAMPVHRLIRQDGWRELYVVWQEGAGFAYEPGPLSDARLNERIGTIVAALGAENFPEGYELEINLAAEGWLAAAARSLGRGMILLADYGYPRRGFYHPERRTGTLRCYYRHRMHADALILTGLQDITADVEFTALAEAATGAGLEVAGYTTQAYFLLGGGLMEWEQRLVNAAPVERIRLAQQIRRLTLPGEMGERLKLMALTRGFSGPLPGFSFRDERGRL
- the lipA gene encoding lipoyl synthase; the encoded protein is MHSRTGPPAMADPSQERNKLRGAAKVARIPVKIEPTVTPPRKPKWIRAQAPSGARVAELKAILRSHHLHTVCEEASCPNLGECFSHGTATFMIMGAICTRRCPFCDVAHGKPGPLDAAEPENLAVTIRAMGLKYVVITSVDRDDLRDGGAAHFAECIKAVRGRSPDTRIEILVPDFRGRMEPALALLAQTPPDVFNHNLETVPRLYLQARPGADYAWSLELLQRFKQRCPAIPTKSGLMLGLGETLEEIEAVMRDLRAHDCDMITLGQYLQPSKFHLPVARFVPPEEFDYLAARARDLGFSSVASGPMVRSSYHADRQAAGEAVT
- the lipB gene encoding lipoyl(octanoyl) transferase LipB, with the protein product MRRLGRRDYAPVVAAMQGFTEARAAASDDEVWLVEHTPVFTLGRAALSDHVLDPGPIPVVRTDRGGQVTYHGPGQLVIYPLLDLRRGGLGIKHFVHLLEECVIELLAGYDIRAARRPGAPGVYVADAKIAALGLRVRRGCSYHGVSLNVDMDLAPFARINPCGYPGLRVTQLSALGDFSAADLPRIGGDFLAVLTGRLKYDRIVASDPVATAG
- a CDS encoding DUF493 domain-containing protein, giving the protein MATPSVDPSADSLLEFPCDFPIKVVGKAGCDLDAIVFTLTRAHAPDLGEGAVSSRLSRNGNYQSVTVQIRATSRAQLDDIYRALSAHDDILMVL
- a CDS encoding D-amino acid aminotransferase; translated protein: MGTVYLNGEFLPLEQATISPLDRGFIFGDGVYEVIPVYGGRLFRLEEHLLRLDGSLAGIRLASPHTHAEWTRILHGLVERNQGGNQSVYLQITRGAAKRDHAFPRDCTPTVFAMSSPLAPIPAEIRQAGIAAITLPDIRWQYCHLKTIALLPNILLRQQALDSGAAEAILIRDGEATEGAASNLFIVRDGVLVTPPKGPRLLPGITRDLIMELAAHHRVPQREAAISADDLARADEIWLSSSTKEILPVTRLDGNPVGPGAPGPLWLRMIDWYQEYKRDYQEHGDAIRGPLR
- a CDS encoding D-alanyl-D-alanine carboxypeptidase; this encodes MNQHRTDAHVRTGKCISRRLCAVLAAVLPLYAAAAGAAAPSPAQSTPAPPSINAGSYVLLDFNSGDILAESNSRTRMEPASLTKLMTAYIVFNELQNGTISRDQPVTISENAWRTQGSRMFVEVNKQVSVEDLLKGMIVQSGNDATVALAEQVAGSEGAFAELMNNFAGTLQMKDTHFTNSSGMPDPDHYTTAYDLALLSRALIASFPEDYKLYSLREFTYNNITQHNRNRLLWRDESVDGVKTGHTESAGYCLVTSALRDNMRLISVVLSTKSDDARVQETQKLLNYGFRFFETHRLYGAGSSMTTARVWKGITEELPLGLAQDLYVTIPRNQYQRLNATMNMDSTITAPVHKGQQLGTVVVTLDGASVAERPLVALREIPEGNFAQRITDEIRLFFE
- a CDS encoding septal ring lytic transglycosylase RlpA family protein; the protein is MPIRPVFGAIFAVALSACGTLPDLTRIEPSDGAPGHVVDVSRIPDAVPRAEPFSKYGNPASYLVGYQRYYVLSNNAGYVERGVASWYGTKFHGRRTSSGEPYDMYAMTAAHKTLPLPTYAQVTNLRNGRTVVVKINDRGPFKDNRLIDLSYAAAIKLGITAEGTGLVEVRALDPATYQTQRRAVPDMAAHPGNPGLYLQIGAFSSAENAERLRTRLGTVAHANVRIVRAEIEQRTVYRVRIGPIAGVDEADRMSRELAQLGLDDSRIVID